In Paracoccus aminophilus JCM 7686, one DNA window encodes the following:
- a CDS encoding MFS transporter, translating into MTSHTDSQDDPSRARVILLVLGILLIATTLRAPITGVAPVLGLIREGLGLGPGAAGTLTTLPLLAFALASPFAVLIGREYGLERSLFAAVVLVFLGILLRSLGPVWSLFLGTGIIGIGIALANVLLPSLLKRDFPDSIVALTSAYALAAGVAGASVSALAVPIATLPGGGWALALGAVAVLPLLSALVWLPQLAARTAPGPETATPPHGGKVWHSALAWQVTLFFGLNSLVFYVVMTWLPAILTDAGYSEAAAGSTHGLMQLATAVPGLFFGLLVRRLADQRGLAIALTGLMAVSLLGLVVMPGAAVLWSVVFGVAVGAVFILGLTFISLRSANMHQAAALSGMVQCAGYLIAAAAPPSIGALHDRLGGWSLPLLLCVAICLIMAVLGGFAGRAVQISAE; encoded by the coding sequence ATGACGTCACACACAGATAGCCAGGATGATCCGTCGCGCGCGCGGGTGATCCTTCTTGTTCTCGGGATCTTGCTGATCGCGACGACGCTGCGCGCGCCGATCACCGGGGTCGCGCCGGTCTTGGGGCTGATCCGCGAGGGGCTTGGACTTGGCCCGGGTGCGGCGGGCACGCTGACGACGCTGCCGCTTCTGGCCTTTGCGCTGGCCTCGCCCTTCGCGGTGCTGATCGGGCGCGAATACGGGCTGGAGCGTAGCCTCTTCGCCGCTGTGGTGCTGGTCTTTCTTGGCATCCTTTTGCGCTCGTTGGGCCCGGTCTGGAGCCTCTTTCTCGGGACCGGCATCATCGGCATCGGCATTGCGCTCGCCAATGTGCTGCTGCCGAGCCTGCTCAAGCGCGATTTCCCCGACAGCATCGTCGCGCTGACGAGTGCTTACGCCTTGGCGGCCGGAGTGGCGGGGGCCTCGGTCTCGGCGCTGGCGGTGCCGATTGCGACCCTGCCGGGCGGCGGTTGGGCCTTGGCGCTTGGCGCGGTGGCGGTGCTGCCGCTTCTGAGCGCGCTTGTCTGGCTGCCCCAGCTTGCCGCCCGCACCGCGCCGGGCCCCGAGACCGCGACCCCGCCCCATGGCGGCAAGGTCTGGCATTCGGCGCTGGCCTGGCAGGTGACGCTCTTCTTCGGGCTGAATTCGCTGGTCTTTTACGTCGTGATGACCTGGCTGCCCGCGATCCTGACCGATGCCGGCTATTCCGAGGCGGCGGCGGGCTCGACCCATGGGCTGATGCAGCTGGCGACGGCGGTGCCGGGGCTTTTCTTCGGGCTTTTGGTGCGGCGGCTCGCCGATCAGCGCGGGCTCGCGATCGCGCTGACCGGGCTCATGGCGGTCTCGCTGCTGGGGCTGGTGGTGATGCCCGGCGCGGCGGTGCTGTGGTCGGTGGTCTTTGGCGTCGCGGTCGGCGCGGTCTTTATTCTGGGGCTGACCTTCATCTCGCTGCGCAGCGCCAATATGCATCAGGCGGCGGCGCTTTCGGGGATGGTGCAATGCGCGGGCTATCTGATCGCGGCGGCGGCGCCTCCGTCCATCGGCGCGTTGCACGACAGGCTGGGTGGCTGGAGCCTGCCGCTTCTCCTTTGCGTCGCGATCTGCCTGATCATGGCCGTGCTCGGCGGCTTTGCCGGGCGCGCGGTTCAGATCTCGGCGGAGTGA
- a CDS encoding MFS transporter, translating into MSQQHNPAIEAPDPRRWLSLAILLLALFMNLIDVTIVNVALPSMRDNLGASDTQIEWVVAAYVLAFALGLLPFGRLGDIVGRTRMFLLGVTGFTLASALCGLSGSIEMLIFARVLQGIGGAMMTPQVLAIATVTFPPHERGKAFSLFGLASGLAAVCGPILGGLLIDAHLFGLDWQPIFLVNIPVGLVALIAGWKLIPSLPGHPGLRNDYVGILLFGAGIVSIVFAIVEGQPLGWPLWIFALMAAGAILLAAFVWWQRRRAEAGLSQLLNYDLMRNRDYVFGAFVMTVYASGIPGMFMVISLLLQAGFDFTPLQSGLTNTPFSIGVLVASLIAGRFAHNFLRSRLAAAGGMLAVGILWLHFVIASSTETIIPSSFLVPLLIAGIGLGTGFSALFQLVLRNVPPRDAGAGSGALQAFQQIGGALGVALVGQIFFAQLGTNMAAGAERHIAFAGAAALALWYQVAAFALVMGLAFFFRAPNPSSETRATAPALEV; encoded by the coding sequence ATGTCACAGCAGCACAACCCGGCCATCGAGGCGCCTGATCCGCGCCGCTGGCTGTCTCTGGCGATCCTGCTGCTCGCCCTGTTCATGAACCTGATCGACGTGACCATCGTCAACGTGGCTCTGCCCTCGATGCGCGACAATCTGGGCGCCAGCGACACCCAGATCGAATGGGTGGTCGCGGCCTATGTGCTGGCCTTCGCGCTGGGGCTTTTGCCCTTCGGCCGTCTGGGCGATATCGTCGGGCGCACGCGGATGTTTCTGCTCGGCGTGACCGGCTTCACGCTTGCCTCGGCGCTCTGCGGGCTCTCGGGCTCGATCGAGATGTTGATTTTCGCCCGCGTCCTGCAGGGCATCGGCGGGGCGATGATGACGCCGCAGGTGCTGGCGATCGCCACCGTCACCTTCCCGCCGCATGAGCGCGGCAAGGCGTTTTCGCTCTTCGGGCTCGCCTCGGGGCTGGCGGCGGTCTGCGGGCCGATCCTCGGCGGTCTGCTGATCGACGCGCATCTGTTCGGGCTCGATTGGCAGCCGATCTTTCTGGTCAATATCCCGGTCGGGCTGGTCGCGCTGATCGCGGGCTGGAAGCTGATCCCAAGCCTGCCCGGCCATCCCGGCCTGCGCAATGATTACGTCGGCATCCTGCTCTTTGGCGCGGGGATCGTCTCGATCGTCTTCGCGATTGTCGAGGGGCAGCCGCTTGGCTGGCCGCTGTGGATCTTTGCGCTGATGGCGGCAGGGGCGATTTTGCTGGCCGCTTTCGTCTGGTGGCAGCGCCGCCGCGCCGAGGCCGGGCTGTCGCAACTGCTGAATTACGACCTGATGCGCAACCGCGACTATGTTTTCGGCGCCTTCGTGATGACGGTCTATGCCTCGGGGATTCCGGGCATGTTCATGGTGATCTCGCTGCTCTTGCAGGCGGGTTTCGACTTCACGCCGCTGCAATCGGGGCTGACGAACACGCCTTTCTCGATTGGCGTGCTGGTCGCCTCGCTGATCGCGGGCCGCTTTGCCCATAACTTCCTGCGCAGCCGTCTGGCGGCGGCGGGTGGTATGTTGGCGGTCGGGATCTTGTGGCTGCATTTCGTCATCGCAAGCAGCACCGAGACGATCATTCCGAGCAGCTTCCTTGTGCCGCTGCTCATCGCCGGGATCGGGCTTGGCACCGGCTTTTCCGCGCTCTTCCAGCTTGTGCTGCGCAATGTGCCGCCGCGCGATGCCGGGGCGGGCTCGGGCGCCTTGCAGGCCTTCCAGCAGATCGGCGGCGCGCTTGGTGTGGCGCTGGTCGGGCAGATCTTCTTCGCGCAACTGGGCACGAATATGGCCGCAGGCGCGGAGCGTCATATCGCCTTCGCGGGCGCGGCGGCGCTGGCGCTGTGGTATCAGGTCGCGGCTTTCGCGCTGGTGATGGGGCTGGCCTTCTTCTTCCGCGCGCCAAATCCCAGCTCCGAGACGCGGGCAACCGCGCCCGCGCTCGAAGTCTGA
- a CDS encoding TetR/AcrR family transcriptional regulator translates to MTSLPPDETGPVGVRPEPASDQPSEPRREKTEDRRAAIAIAARAIIAEKGLEGLRTRDIAARVGINIATLHYHVPSKEALIALVAESIRDIFRAQYHRRPRQCKTAREMLRMEFEDFAEILTETPSLLLVIGELNERARRDPAIAAIMSPMSQFWRDQLADLLRLGVADGSFRPDIDPVSGAVIITGALTQFSRFPHPAGAADALFSEIERAFARSEV, encoded by the coding sequence ATGACCTCCCTCCCTCCTGACGAAACCGGACCTGTCGGGGTCCGGCCCGAGCCAGCCTCAGATCAGCCCTCGGAACCCCGGCGCGAAAAGACCGAAGACCGGCGCGCGGCGATTGCCATCGCGGCGCGCGCGATCATTGCCGAAAAGGGCCTCGAGGGCCTGCGCACCCGCGATATTGCCGCCCGCGTCGGGATCAATATCGCGACGCTGCATTATCACGTTCCCTCGAAAGAGGCGCTGATTGCGCTGGTGGCCGAAAGCATCCGCGACATTTTCCGCGCCCAATATCACCGCCGCCCGCGCCAGTGCAAAACCGCGCGCGAGATGCTGCGCATGGAATTCGAGGATTTCGCCGAGATCCTGACCGAGACGCCGAGCCTGCTTCTCGTCATCGGCGAGCTCAATGAGCGCGCGCGCCGCGATCCCGCCATTGCCGCGATCATGTCGCCCATGTCGCAATTCTGGCGCGACCAGCTTGCTGATTTGCTGCGGCTGGGGGTGGCGGATGGCTCGTTTCGCCCCGACATCGACCCGGTTTCCGGCGCGGTGATCATCACCGGCGCCCTGACCCAATTCAGCCGCTTTCCGCATCCGGCGGGCGCGGCAGACGCATTGTTTTCGGAAATCGAACGCGCCTTTGCGCGATCCGAAGTTTGA
- a CDS encoding NADPH-dependent oxidoreductase — protein MNVPFSPPQPAEAAEAIFRRYREDVLARGWNDTLAVLLDHRSVRSYLADPLPEGFLETIISASSSAPSSSNVQAWSVVAVTDPEKRARLSEIAGGQAHIRQAPVILVWIADLSRAEAVAGREGVTLEGLGYTETFLLAAIDAALAAQNALVAAESLGLGAVYIGALRNDPAAVAALLDLPPRAVAVFGLLLGHPDPSVPSAVKPRLPQQAVLHRETYRPEVQPAAIARHDAVTAAFRAEQKLPEQSWSSLVIERLRTVAALKGRDRLRGVLETLGFALK, from the coding sequence ATGAACGTCCCGTTTTCTCCCCCCCAACCCGCCGAAGCCGCCGAGGCGATCTTTCGCCGCTACCGCGAGGACGTGCTCGCGCGCGGCTGGAACGACACGCTTGCGGTGCTGCTCGATCACCGCTCGGTGCGCAGCTATCTCGCCGATCCGCTGCCCGAGGGCTTTCTGGAAACCATCATCAGCGCGTCCTCGTCCGCGCCGAGCTCGTCGAATGTGCAGGCCTGGAGCGTGGTCGCCGTCACCGATCCCGAAAAGCGTGCCCGGCTCTCCGAGATCGCGGGCGGGCAGGCGCATATCCGGCAAGCGCCGGTGATCCTCGTCTGGATAGCCGATCTGTCGCGGGCCGAGGCGGTGGCGGGCCGCGAGGGCGTGACGCTTGAGGGGTTGGGCTATACCGAGACCTTCCTGCTCGCCGCCATCGACGCGGCGCTGGCCGCGCAAAACGCGCTGGTTGCGGCGGAATCCTTGGGGCTCGGCGCGGTCTATATCGGGGCCCTGCGCAATGATCCCGCCGCCGTGGCCGCGCTCTTGGACCTGCCGCCGCGCGCGGTTGCGGTCTTTGGCCTGCTCCTTGGCCATCCCGATCCCTCGGTGCCAAGCGCGGTCAAGCCGCGCCTGCCGCAACAGGCGGTGCTGCACCGCGAGACCTATCGGCCCGAGGTCCAGCCCGCCGCAATCGCGCGCCATGATGCGGTGACCGCGGCCTTCCGCGCCGAGCAAAAGCTGCCCGAGCAAAGCTGGAGCTCTTTGGTCATCGAGCGGCTGCGCACGGTGGCCGCGCTGAAGGGCCGCGACCGTCTGCGTGGCGTGCTGGAAACGCTTGGCTTTGCGCTGAAATAA
- a CDS encoding AraC family transcriptional regulator has product MRPIATRRFDPDASARPVIALRLDFRDYAREVPVHRHQKGQLVMALHGAVTCRLTEGWWLVPPEAGVWIPGGLDHSNLATANARLVYLFVAPDAPDGPEQALPAEACTLALSPMLREMILHLAAQSQKDATETVTDPATDPAADPATARLIGVILDNLHAAPRQNLHLPVSAHPRIREIAAALTETPSDRRKLGDWARAVAMSERSLARLFESETGLAFGQWRRQLHLLIALRALAGGASVQHVAEELGYASVTAFITMFRKSLGTTPARYFSRTGGGARPGATAP; this is encoded by the coding sequence ATGCGACCCATCGCCACCCGCCGCTTCGATCCCGATGCCAGCGCCCGGCCGGTGATCGCGCTGCGGCTCGATTTCCGCGATTATGCCCGCGAGGTGCCGGTGCATCGTCACCAGAAGGGCCAGCTGGTGATGGCGCTGCATGGCGCGGTGACCTGTCGGCTGACCGAGGGCTGGTGGCTGGTCCCGCCCGAGGCGGGCGTCTGGATCCCCGGCGGGCTCGATCACAGCAACCTCGCGACCGCCAATGCGCGGCTGGTCTATCTGTTCGTCGCCCCCGATGCGCCGGATGGCCCCGAGCAGGCTTTGCCCGCCGAGGCCTGCACGCTGGCGCTCTCGCCGATGCTGCGCGAGATGATTCTGCATCTCGCAGCCCAGTCGCAGAAGGACGCGACCGAAACCGTAACCGACCCCGCGACCGACCCCGCAGCTGACCCCGCAACCGCGCGGCTGATCGGCGTGATTCTCGACAATCTTCATGCCGCGCCGCGCCAGAACCTGCACCTGCCAGTCTCGGCCCATCCCCGCATCCGCGAGATCGCCGCGGCGCTGACCGAAACCCCCTCGGACCGGCGCAAGCTGGGCGATTGGGCGCGCGCGGTCGCGATGAGCGAGCGCTCGCTTGCGCGGCTTTTTGAAAGCGAAACCGGGCTCGCCTTTGGGCAATGGCGGCGCCAGCTTCACCTTCTGATCGCGCTGCGGGCGCTGGCGGGCGGGGCCTCGGTCCAGCATGTCGCCGAAGAGCTGGGCTATGCCTCTGTCACCGCCTTCATCACCATGTTCCGCAAATCGCTTGGCACCACGCCCGCGCGCTATTTCAGCCGCACGGGGGGCGGGGCAAGACCGGGCGCGACTGCGCCATAA
- a CDS encoding ABC transporter substrate-binding protein codes for MDHAFFRHALTLLAGLSFSGFAATSPALAETPFLDKVPAGTVLRIGDPVTQKVLEASGLIDQLDFKVEWANLSGGPQTSEAFRAKALDIGSVAEIPSIHATWTNLPVRNIAYRERLDTIAHPIYRFGVTPALGGEIKSLADFRGRRIAYSPGQAQGALVLRALEAAGLTRKDVTLVELPSTGDVYPVALAAGQVDIAPLGGPNIARYIEQYGKDGAALVEHKLRDDPSHLWAPQWVLDDPAKAAAAAEYVKLWAKATEWVNDHPEEFIQAYYVKDQNLTPEQGRAAVAQTGIQVVPASWDEVIARHTKTIALLAEATGNRPFSAEEIFDRRFEKLGAGALAPGSSALKTQEVTQK; via the coding sequence ATGGATCATGCCTTTTTTCGCCACGCTTTGACGCTTCTGGCCGGCCTGTCGTTCAGCGGGTTTGCCGCGACCAGCCCGGCTTTGGCCGAAACCCCTTTTCTCGATAAAGTCCCCGCAGGCACCGTTTTGCGCATCGGCGATCCGGTGACGCAAAAGGTGCTCGAGGCCTCGGGCCTGATCGACCAGCTCGATTTCAAGGTCGAATGGGCCAATCTCTCGGGCGGGCCGCAAACCAGCGAGGCCTTTCGCGCCAAGGCCTTGGACATCGGCTCGGTCGCGGAAATCCCCTCGATCCACGCGACCTGGACCAATCTGCCGGTGCGCAACATCGCCTATCGCGAGCGGCTCGACACGATTGCCCATCCGATCTACCGCTTTGGCGTCACCCCGGCGCTTGGCGGCGAGATCAAGAGCCTTGCCGATTTTCGCGGCCGCCGCATCGCCTATAGCCCCGGTCAGGCGCAGGGCGCGCTGGTCTTGCGCGCGCTTGAGGCGGCGGGGCTGACGCGCAAGGATGTGACCTTGGTCGAGCTGCCGAGCACGGGCGATGTCTATCCGGTCGCGCTCGCCGCCGGTCAGGTCGATATCGCGCCTTTGGGCGGCCCGAATATCGCGCGCTATATCGAGCAATATGGCAAGGACGGCGCGGCTTTGGTCGAGCATAAATTGCGCGACGATCCGAGCCATCTCTGGGCGCCGCAATGGGTGCTCGACGATCCGGCCAAGGCTGCGGCTGCGGCGGAATATGTCAAGCTATGGGCCAAGGCCACCGAATGGGTGAACGATCACCCCGAGGAATTCATTCAGGCCTATTACGTCAAGGACCAGAACCTCACCCCCGAACAGGGCCGCGCGGCGGTCGCGCAGACCGGCATTCAGGTCGTGCCCGCCAGCTGGGACGAGGTCATTGCGCGGCACACCAAGACGATTGCGCTTTTGGCCGAAGCGACCGGCAACCGGCCCTTCAGCGCCGAAGAGATCTTCGACCGCCGCTTTGAAAAGCTGGGCGCCGGGGCGCTCGCGCCGGGATCGAGCGCGCTGAAAACCCAAGAGGTGACGCAGAAATGA
- a CDS encoding LLM class flavin-dependent oxidoreductase, protein MSRPPSETASETASQAPSHRQLSLNLFVYPGGHHEAGWRYPGSEPERIVDITYYQELARKAEAAKFDALFFADGPALADNVRYASRFRLEPLTTLSALASVTQKIGLIATASTTYYEPYNLARLFASVDHISGGRVGWNIVTTSAAVAAQNFGLDEHPHHADRYGRAHEFLDVITKLWDSWQDDALVIDPDSGIFADTDRVHQINHIGEHFRVRGPLNLPRSPQGRPVYVQAGSSEDGREFAVRHAEAIFTAHQTLPSAQAFYADIKARARAVGRNPDHLKVLPGISPYIGSTEAEARALHETFNNLTQAPYSLELLRRITGLDLSGHDLDAPFPRHLIAPDGDKAVASRFQLVLDIVDREKPTIRQLTHKLAGARGHWVSVGTPEKIADDIQTWFENGAADGFNVMPPWFHGGFDVFVAEVLPILRKRGLFREDYAGATLRDHFGLPRPESLYASPARQSA, encoded by the coding sequence ATGTCACGACCGCCCTCAGAAACCGCGTCAGAAACCGCCTCACAAGCGCCGTCACATCGCCAGTTGAGCCTCAACCTCTTCGTCTATCCCGGCGGCCATCACGAGGCCGGCTGGCGCTATCCGGGATCGGAACCCGAACGCATCGTCGATATCACCTATTATCAAGAGCTTGCCCGCAAGGCCGAGGCCGCGAAATTCGACGCGCTCTTCTTTGCCGATGGCCCCGCTTTGGCCGATAATGTCCGCTATGCCAGCCGCTTTCGGCTCGAGCCGCTGACGACGCTGTCGGCTTTGGCCAGCGTCACGCAAAAGATCGGCCTGATCGCCACCGCCTCGACCACCTATTACGAGCCCTATAATCTCGCGCGGCTGTTCGCGTCCGTCGATCACATCTCGGGCGGGCGGGTCGGCTGGAACATCGTCACCACCAGCGCGGCGGTGGCGGCGCAGAATTTCGGGCTGGACGAGCATCCGCACCACGCCGACCGCTATGGGCGCGCGCATGAGTTTCTCGATGTGATCACGAAACTTTGGGACAGCTGGCAGGATGACGCTTTGGTCATCGACCCGGACAGCGGCATTTTCGCCGACACCGACCGCGTCCATCAGATCAACCATATCGGCGAGCATTTCCGCGTGCGCGGCCCGCTGAACCTGCCGCGCAGCCCGCAGGGGCGGCCGGTCTATGTGCAGGCGGGGTCTTCCGAGGACGGGCGCGAATTTGCCGTGCGTCACGCCGAGGCGATTTTCACCGCCCACCAAACCCTGCCAAGCGCGCAGGCCTTTTACGCCGACATCAAGGCGCGCGCCCGCGCGGTCGGACGCAATCCCGATCACCTCAAGGTTCTGCCCGGGATCAGCCCCTATATCGGCTCGACCGAGGCCGAGGCGCGCGCGCTGCACGAAACCTTCAACAATCTGACCCAAGCGCCCTATTCGCTGGAGCTTTTGCGCCGCATCACCGGGCTCGATCTTAGCGGCCATGATCTTGACGCGCCCTTCCCGCGTCATCTGATCGCGCCGGATGGCGACAAGGCCGTCGCGAGCCGCTTTCAATTGGTGCTCGACATCGTTGACCGCGAAAAGCCGACGATCCGGCAATTGACCCATAAGCTTGCGGGCGCGCGCGGCCATTGGGTGTCGGTGGGCACGCCAGAGAAGATCGCCGATGACATTCAGACATGGTTTGAAAACGGCGCGGCGGATGGGTTCAACGTCATGCCGCCGTGGTTTCATGGCGGCTTTGATGTCTTCGTGGCCGAAGTCCTGCCGATCCTGCGCAAGCGCGGGCTTTTCCGCGAGGATTACGCGGGCGCGACCCTGCGCGACCATTTCGGCCTTCCGCGCCCCGAGAGCCTCTACGCCAGCCCGGCGCGCCAAAGCGCCTGA
- a CDS encoding aldo/keto reductase has product MPLDYRPLGRTGLSVSSISLGTMTWGEQNTEAEGHAQLDRALDFGINLIDTAENYAIPPRAETQGATERIIGTWLKARGTRDKIVLASKVSGPSDRTYLRKDGAPPRLDRKNIVEAVEGSLARLQTDYLDLYQIHWPSRQVPLFGGGSHAPVLGTDPDEVSIEETLGVLGDLVKAGKIRHIGLSNETAWGLSRFLHLAETQGLPRVASVQNAYNLLNRTYEEGLSEFHPREDVGLLAYSPLAQGFLSGKYRNGARPEGARVTLFNRADRYTKPGAAEAVEDYLEIARDFGLDPAQLAIAFVTSRPFVTSNIIGATKPDQLEADLQSVDLRITPEIEARLNAVFQLRGSPAP; this is encoded by the coding sequence ATGCCGCTAGACTATCGCCCTCTGGGCCGGACCGGGCTCTCGGTCTCGTCGATTTCGCTGGGGACCATGACCTGGGGGGAGCAAAACACCGAAGCCGAGGGCCATGCCCAGCTTGATCGCGCGCTCGATTTCGGCATCAACCTGATCGACACCGCCGAAAACTACGCGATCCCGCCGCGCGCCGAAACCCAGGGCGCGACCGAGCGGATTATCGGGACATGGCTGAAGGCGCGCGGCACGCGCGACAAGATCGTGCTGGCGTCAAAAGTCTCGGGTCCGAGCGACCGGACCTATCTGCGCAAGGACGGCGCGCCCCCGCGCCTTGATCGCAAGAATATCGTTGAAGCGGTCGAGGGCTCGCTTGCGCGGCTGCAAACCGATTACCTCGATCTTTATCAGATCCATTGGCCCAGCCGTCAGGTGCCGCTGTTCGGCGGCGGCAGCCATGCGCCGGTCCTTGGGACCGATCCCGATGAGGTCTCGATCGAGGAAACCCTTGGCGTTTTGGGCGATCTCGTCAAAGCGGGCAAGATCCGCCATATCGGGCTCTCGAACGAGACCGCATGGGGGCTGTCGCGCTTCCTGCATCTGGCCGAGACGCAGGGCCTGCCGCGCGTGGCCTCGGTCCAGAACGCCTATAACCTCCTCAATCGCACCTATGAGGAGGGGCTCTCCGAGTTCCATCCGCGCGAGGATGTCGGGCTGCTGGCCTATTCGCCCTTGGCGCAGGGCTTTCTCAGCGGGAAATACCGCAATGGCGCGCGGCCCGAAGGCGCGCGGGTGACGCTGTTCAATCGCGCCGACCGCTACACCAAACCCGGCGCGGCCGAGGCGGTCGAGGATTATCTCGAGATCGCCCGCGACTTCGGCCTCGATCCTGCACAGCTCGCGATTGCCTTTGTCACCAGCCGCCCCTTCGTCACCTCGAATATCATCGGCGCGACCAAGCCCGACCAGCTCGAGGCCGATCTCCAATCGGTCGATCTGCGCATCACCCCCGAGATCGAGGCGCGCCTCAATGCCGTGTTCCAACTGCGCGGCAGCCCCGCGCCGTAA
- a CDS encoding ABC transporter ATP-binding protein translates to MATHPVELTVETRDLSRAFHGRAILSGINLQIPRGEFVALLGRSGSGKSTFLKALAELDHDVTGAGVLAVPQNKSVVFQDARLLPWRNVLQNVTLGLRGAEAAGRRMLAEVGLAGREGSWPVELSGGEQQRVALARSLVRQPELLLADEPFGALDALTRLKMHDLLRELCARHRPAVLLVTHDVDEAISLSDRILVLDEGRFVEDLRNDLPSPRTPDNLRFGQLRRHLLAKLGVAAH, encoded by the coding sequence ATGGCGACGCACCCTGTCGAGCTGACGGTCGAGACCCGCGATCTGTCGCGCGCCTTCCACGGCCGCGCGATCCTGTCGGGGATCAACCTGCAAATCCCGCGCGGTGAATTCGTGGCGCTGCTCGGGCGCTCTGGTTCGGGGAAAAGCACCTTTCTCAAGGCCTTGGCCGAGCTTGACCATGACGTGACCGGCGCGGGCGTCCTGGCCGTGCCGCAAAACAAATCCGTGGTCTTTCAGGACGCGCGCCTGCTGCCATGGCGCAATGTCTTGCAAAATGTCACGCTGGGTCTGCGCGGCGCCGAGGCGGCCGGGCGGCGGATGCTGGCCGAGGTCGGGCTGGCCGGGCGCGAGGGCTCGTGGCCGGTCGAGCTGTCGGGCGGCGAGCAACAACGCGTGGCGCTTGCCCGTTCGCTGGTGCGCCAGCCCGAGCTGCTTCTGGCCGATGAGCCCTTTGGCGCGCTCGATGCGCTGACCCGGCTCAAGATGCACGACCTTCTGCGCGAGCTGTGCGCCCGCCACCGCCCCGCCGTCTTGCTGGTGACCCATGATGTCGATGAGGCGATCAGCCTCTCGGACCGCATCCTCGTGCTCGATGAGGGCCGTTTCGTCGAGGATCTTCGCAACGATCTGCCCAGCCCGCGCACGCCCGACAATCTCCGCTTCGGCCAGCTTCGCCGCCATCTTCTGGCGAAGCTTGGCGTGGCGGCCCATTGA
- a CDS encoding ABC transporter permease — MSVIATNDFARAPSPEPPRARPRRRTRLGPGPAIPYGMQAGSLLLIVLWTLGSATGLIDPRILSAPWTVIGAFRQLIADGRLQEHFAISGWRALSGLAVGVVIGTVLAVIAGLSRWGEALIDGPIQIKRAVPTLALIPLLMLWFGIGEQMKIVTIILAVIVPIYIHTHNGLRSIDSRYVELSETLNLSRWEFIREVVLPGALPGFLLGLRFAVTLAWVSLVVVEQVNATSGLGYMINLARTYGQTEIIIAGIVVYAALGLVSDGVVRLIERRALSWRRTLSS, encoded by the coding sequence ATGAGCGTCATCGCCACCAATGACTTCGCGCGCGCCCCCAGCCCCGAACCCCCACGCGCCCGCCCGCGCCGCCGCACCCGGTTGGGGCCGGGCCCGGCGATCCCCTATGGGATGCAGGCGGGCAGCTTGCTGCTGATCGTGCTTTGGACGCTCGGTTCGGCCACCGGGCTGATCGACCCGCGCATCCTCTCGGCGCCGTGGACGGTCATCGGCGCCTTTCGCCAGCTGATCGCCGACGGGCGGCTGCAAGAGCATTTCGCGATCTCGGGTTGGCGCGCGCTGTCGGGGCTGGCGGTTGGCGTCGTCATCGGCACGGTGCTTGCGGTGATCGCGGGCCTGTCGCGCTGGGGCGAGGCGCTGATTGACGGGCCGATCCAGATCAAGCGCGCGGTGCCGACCTTGGCGCTGATCCCGCTGTTGATGCTGTGGTTCGGGATTGGCGAGCAGATGAAGATCGTGACCATCATCCTTGCGGTGATCGTGCCGATCTACATCCACACCCACAACGGGCTACGCAGCATCGACAGCCGCTATGTCGAGCTGTCCGAAACGCTCAACCTCTCGCGGTGGGAGTTCATCCGCGAGGTCGTCCTGCCCGGAGCCCTGCCGGGCTTTCTGCTCGGGCTGCGCTTTGCGGTGACGCTTGCCTGGGTCTCGCTGGTCGTGGTCGAGCAGGTCAATGCCACGAGCGGCCTTGGCTATATGATCAATCTTGCGCGGACCTATGGCCAGACCGAGATCATCATTGCGGGCATCGTCGTCTATGCGGCCCTTGGGCTGGTGTCGGACGGCGTGGTGCGGCTGATCGAGCGGAGGGCGCTTTCATGGCGACGCACCCTGTCGAGCTGA